The following proteins come from a genomic window of Oxyura jamaicensis isolate SHBP4307 breed ruddy duck chromosome 12, BPBGC_Ojam_1.0, whole genome shotgun sequence:
- the ARL8B gene encoding ADP-ribosylation factor-like protein 8B yields MLALLSRLLDWFRSLFWKEEMELTLVGLQYSGKTTFVNVIASGQFSEDMIPTVGFNMRKVTKGNVTIKIWDIGGQPRFRSMWERYCRGVNAIVYMVDAADREKIEASRNELHNLLDKPQLQGIPVLVLGNKRDLPNALDEKQLIEKMNLAAIQDREICCYSISCKEKDNIDITLQWLIQHSKSRRS; encoded by the exons ATGCTGGCGCTGCTGTCCCGGCTGCTGGACTGGTTCCGCTCGCTCTTCTggaaggaggagatggagcTGACCCTGGTGGGGCTGCAGTACTCGGGCAAGACCACCTTCGTCAACGTCATCGCG tcaggtCAGTTCAGTGAAGATATGATTCCTACTGTGGGCTTCAACATGAGAAAAGTTACAAAGGGTAATGTTACAATAAAG ATCTGGGATATAGGAGGGCAACCACGATTCCGAAGCATGTGGGAACGATACTGCAGAGGAGTTAATGCTATTGT CTACATGGTAGATGCTGCAGATCGTGAAAAAATAGAAGCCTCTCGGAATGAGCTGCACAATCTTCTAGATAAGCCACAGTTACAAGGAATCCCT GTTCTAGTACTTGGAAACAAGAGAGACCTTCCTAATGCTTTGGATGAGAAACAACTAATTGAAAAGAT GAACCTCGCTGCTATTCAGGACAGAGAAATCTGCTGCTACTCAATTTCATGCAAAGAGAAAGATAATATAG